Part of the Henckelia pumila isolate YLH828 chromosome 2, ASM3356847v2, whole genome shotgun sequence genome is shown below.
AGAGTGAGAAAAATTGTTTTCTTTCCTGAtggttttaatttttcttttattcaTTTTCCCATcaattttaattcattttttaacAAATACATACCTTATTTTGTTTTCACATTTATAAGAtcatcatatattaaattatatatatatatatagatatattttatattaatttttttgttacacATGCATACTgacatataattattattattcgaGTAATATATGATTACTTTATGACTTGCTTTTGAATACTGATAGTTTGATAGGGTAGTCTTATGTGTAGTGAGATGGAGGCCCCAAGTAGTTGAACTATCCACCTAAATCTATTAATTGCCCCCTTTTTTTATACTCCGCCGCGCTCTTCCCAAATCATCCCCATTTTCAGCCACTCCCCAACTCCGATGGCCGGAATCCTCGCCGCCGCCCGCCGAGTCTACCTCACCCTCTACAACTGGATTGTATTCTACGGCTGGTTCCAAGTGCTTTACCTCGCACTCACCACCCTCAAACAATCCGGCCACCAGTCCGTCTACTCCGCCGTCGAAACGCCACTAATGCTAGCGCAGTCCGCCGCCGCCGTCGAAATCGTCCACAGTCTAATCGGCCTGGTCAGATCTCCGGTCAGCGCCACGCTTCCCCAGGTCAGCTCCAGATTGTACCTCACATGGGGCATTCTGTACAGCTTCCCTGAGATCCGGACCCATTTCCTGGTCTCTTCATTAGTGATAAGCTGGTCGATCACTGAAATCATCCGATACTCTTTCTTCGGGCTGAAAGAGGCATTCGGGTCGGCTCCCGGTTGGCTGCTCTGGCTCAGGTACAGTACTTTTCTAGTACTTTACCCGTCCGGAATCACGAGTGAAGTGGGATTGATCTACTGTGCGTTACCGTATATGCTGAAGTCTGAGAAATACAGCTTGAGAATGCCCAATAAATGGAACTTCTCGTTTGATTATTATTACAATGCGATCTTGATTTTGGGAATTTACGTTCCGGGGAGTCCCCATTTGTACGGGTACATGCTTGGACAGAGGAAGAAGGCTCTCTCCAAGGCGAAAAGAGAGTGAGCTGTACCAGATTCAAGTCACCGATGGTACTGTTACTTTTATTGTTATCATATTCAGTAATGTAAAACAGGGTGACTAAATCAAGTTCTCTCCGATCCTCTCATGGTGTTAATGAATTTATCGAATTTTTCATGCTTGAGTTGCGATTATAAAGTGCAAGTTCTCATCTTTTTGTGGGTATCTTTTGCAACTTTCGAGAGTTATTGTATCACAGATTACATAACTTTTAGATGCATGGTGATTTCCCCTGTCTCAAAGCAAAATTTCAGGATGTTTGTATTTATGGATATGTTTTGTTGAATGATCTTTGTTAAATGGCCGACTAGATAAAGTCTTTGGAATTGTATATATCGACATATGGACTTAAACAATCGTCCCGTTGAGTTAGCTTTTGGGTGGAGTTATGGCAAACTCCATGATCTTTAACGAATCTTGAATGTTATAGGGATCATTGCTTTGATTTTGTATTTGCTTGCAGATGTTATCGAGGAAGCTTGATCGGAATGGTGTGTTGTGAGCTTATTCACGACAGCAGACGCACACCATGGCCACTAACACCTAGTTGTTGTTATAAATTGGAGAGACCTTTTAACTAGTTCTTCAATTCAGATTTCTGTTTATTCTAGCTTGGGTTTTATACTTTTATTTTTCGAGGACTTAATGTGTTGTATTTTTCTGCAACATTGTTTCTTGTTGTACCACTCGTTACCTGTTCATGAATTTTCTTTGCCTTTTTGAAGGAATACCTACAGTATTAACCGGAAGACGATGAAATTAAGTTGCATCGTAGATTCGTAGTTACTTGAAATTCAACCCTCAGAATCTAAATCACCGTGATCTGAATGTGTGGTAGCTTGGTAAGTTCGAGCTGTGTTGTTGATTGCGACGTTGATAGGTCGGGTAGAAGGTCATAGGCGATCTCCATTTTTGGGAATCTATGTTCCTAGGAAGTCCTCATTTGTAACTTGTGGGAAGGGAAGAAGAAGGCTCTCTGCAAGGCAAAAAGAGAGTGAATTAAGCTAAGCATGTCCACATCAATGCCTATCTTATCAACAAAAACGTTATGAAACGGTCTCATGGAtatgaaaaattattactttttatgCCACAAATATTAGTTTTTAATGTAAGTAAGGGTAAAGTTGATCATTCTCATAAGAGATCTAAtcatcatattttatctattttttagaattttaaataacttgaatgagttttttaaatataaataaatataaattttgaataattaatttatcATGTCGGTTTtgtaacataaaaattaattaatattgaaAACAATATATGTATTAACAAAATGGGTGATGCTACATATATATGTTGGATTACATgttgcacttgaaattacataaatatcctTAATTTGTTttggaaatatttttttcaaatcaagtgaagggataattttgtaatttcatgtgTAGTGTGTAATCAAATGTGTAACTCaatgtgtacatgtagcattcgTGTGTAGTGTGTAATCCAATGCGTAACTCAATGTGTATATGTAGCatttctctaaaaaaaaaaattggtacaTGCGTGCAAGGATATTTACATATTATACACttaggcaccgtttggtttgagtgataggataagtaatccACAAATatgtaatataatgtaaattaaaaataaataagaaaaaatagttaacacattatttgatttgatgaatagattataatttatttgatttaattgatgtaaaattattaattaataaatatataaataatatgacaaaaataagacaaaattaattgggataaattatacataaattaataatatatcaaaccaaacaatgcaACGTGTTTGGGTTTAGGATTTACTGGTATTTGTTAATTTCGAAGCTTGGCCCAGACTGGATATACCTTCATAGTAGTTCTGGTTATCTTCAGTCCCTGGCCCAAATTAAAATATCGGGCCCAAATAAAGTGCAGCTTCCACATCCTTTATGATATGGCTCAAGATGAAATGAAATGTAATCAtcgagaaaataaaaataaaaatgaatgaaaTGTAATCATcgagaaagaaaaataattaaaaatttgactctgttgtgaaaaagtaaaaatttacggtaaaaagtaaaaactcaaaaactcaaaatttatcaaattctacactttataaaatttttctctcttcacaattgtgtttttctacacaaatggagagacctatttatagatctcaattggagattagtcaaaaattaatacatcattaattacatcatcacacactaattttcaatattttacaactcaattttcaactttcaaccttcaacattcaacaataaataataatatatatttatatatattttcaacactcccccttgtgatgatgatcatgatagaatgactatctccattacgtgttgtatactgcctcgttaaaaaccttactaggaaaaacccattgggacaaaaaccatagtaaggaaaaaagagtgcagccacgtaaactccccctgatgtcaacatgaatgattcttcacatatttcgtagattgcgcatcccaatattataaatgtgttttctgaatatcgccgtgggaagtgcctttgtgaagagatcggatgagttctcacttgattgaatgtaacagatatcaatatctttattcttctccagctcttgagtgtatgcaaagaatttaggaggaatatgtttagttctgtcacttttgatgtatccttctttcatttgggcaacacatgcggcattatcttcatacagtgtgattggattcttgtccactgataatccgcaagaagtttggatatgccgagtcattgatttaagccagacacattcacggcttgcttcatgtagtgcaataatctcggcatgatttgatgaagttgtaacaagtgtttgtttctgtgatcgccaagagattgcagtgcctccacgagtaaatacatatccggtttgggaacgtgccttatgtggatcagataagtatccagcatcagcataaccaattattctctgatttgtatcttttggatacaaaagtcccaaatccgtcgttcctcgtaaataacggaatatatgtttaattccgttccagtgcctcttcgttggacatgaactgaatcttgccaataaatttactgcaaaagatatgtctggtctagtgcaatttgcaagatacataagggcaccaatggcacttagatatggtacttcaggaccaagaacaacttcatcatctttacatggacgaaatggatccttttctatattcaatgatctgacaaccattggagtacttaaaggatttgattgatccatattgaaacgtttaaggaccttctctgtataattagactggtgaacaaaaattccacattctttttgttcaatttgtaaaccaagacaatacttggtttttccaaggtctttcatttcaaattcttccttcaagtataacatcacttcttgaatttctttattcgttccaatgatgtttaaatcatcaacatatacagcaataatcacgcatcccgatgttgtttttttgatgaaaacacaagggcatattggatcatttacatatccctttttcatcaagtgttcacttagccgattataccacattcggccggattgctttaatccatacaatgatctttgtaatttcacagaataaaattctcttggttctgaactttgtgcttctagcatcttaaatccttcagggattttcatgtatatatcactatcaagtgatccgtataaataagctgtaacaacatccatagacgcatgtccaagttttcagacactgctaaactgatcaaataccgaaacgtaattgcatccataacaggagaatatgtttcttcataatcaattccaggtctttgagaaaaaccttgtgcaacaagtcgagctttatatctcactatttcatttttctcatttctctttcgaataaaaactcatttgtacccaacaggtttaacacctttaggtgtaaggactataggtccaaaaacactacgtttatttagcgaatttaattcaacctggatgacatctttccattttgaccaatcctttcgagttttgcattcaccaaaagattttggttcattatcttcatttacgatgtcacatgccacattgtacgaaaatatctcatcaatatcttgtacattctttcggttccatatttttccagtattaatataattgatagagatttcatgattctcgtcagtttgtggttctgacaaaatattttcatcatcgtgtgtttcttctggaacaccattttctattttctgatcatcatttttctctatgtattttcttttccgaggatttttatcctttgaaccgattggccttccacgcttcaggcgttttatgacatcatgaatgtcttcattttgtttctttggaatttcaactcgagcaggggcatttacagcaggtatatatgattttgttaccccttttgtgtctgcaaatgcatctggcatttgatttgctattctttgcaaatgcacaatttgctgtacatctttatcacattgtttagttctaggatccaaatgtaataatgatggtacataccatgtgatttctttttcgatgtgtttcttttctccccctaacattgggaagttattttcatcaaaatgacaatcagcaaaccgtgctgtaaacacatcgcctgtctgagcctcaagatatctaatgattgatggactatcatagccgatataaataccattctttctttgaggtcccatttttgttctttgaggtggtgcaataggcacatacaccatacatccaaaaattctcaaatgagaaatatctggttctttgccaaatacaagctgcaatggggagtgtttatgatatgcacttggcctgatgcgaatcaatgcagcagcatgtaaaattgcatgtccccatatagaaatagggagtttcgttctcataatcattggtctagcaatcaacttcagacgtttaatcaatgattcagctaatccattttgtgtatgaacatgagctacaggatgttcaacagtaattcccatcgacatacaatagtcgttaaaagtctgggaagtaaattctccagcattatcaagtcttattttcttgatcgtatattcgggaaattgattccgcaattttattatttgagccatcaattttgcaaatgccacattccgagtggacaataaacatacatgtgaccatctgctagaggcatcgatcaataccataaagtatcgaaatggtccacatggtggatgaattggcccacaaatatcaccttgaatacgttcaagaaatatgggtgattccttttggattttagctggtgatggtcttataataagtttcccagagaacatgctttacactgaaacttattattctgaaagatcttctggtctttcagtggatgaccacttgtattttctataatccttcgcatcattattgaaccaggatgtcccaatcgatcatgccaatttgttagtattgaagaatttccaataaccatatttgattcgattggacttatatgtgtataatgcaatccagtagggagcattgataatttctcaactacatatttctttcctgatttatatgtagtaagacacatatttctcatttccttcggttattgtttccgtatcataaccatgagaatatatatcattaaaactcaacaaatttctttgtgatcgtggtgaatataaagcactatttatcaaaaaatttgtaccattaggtaacaaaaattgtgctttgccacatccttcaatcaagtctacaggacctgatattgtattcaccattgtttttgttggttttaattccaagaaatatttttcatttctgaggatagtgtgcgttgtaccactatctggtatgcaaacttccagtgcattatttccatctttgatcatagcattttccataatgatcttcaaaaacaatatgcaataaaatgaattaagaaagataCATGCAAATTATAATATGTTACAATTTAATTGCAGAATAAAAcaatacatgcaaaatataatatgttttacaatataaaaattacattgttacattcttttcccaccagtacatttaatcaatatcttcgaaatcattcaaaaagtaggcagcatctaaattcattgaaccacttgcatggtcaatgttttcagtaaaattggtctctttttctttcccctttattgaatctttatagagcttacacagatgctcaggggctcgacaagttcttgaccaatgtcctggagtgccacatctataacaaacactctcagttttttttggatgattttcattttcacccgtattatcatgctgcctcttttgtgggtggttcgtgacgttcctttgagatgagttattgaaataactatctcttttattttcaaatccacggcctcgaccacgatcgcgatcatttctacgcccacgtccacgacctcgaccaaaatcttgtctatatctttgattttggttttcatttttacttacgacatttgcttcaggaaatgccgttgaaccagtaggtctggactgatgatttctcatgagcaattcattattcttttccgccacgagtaaacatgcgatgagttctgagtatcttgaaaatccacgcactctatattgctgttgtagagttatatttgatgcgtggaatgtggaaaatgtcttttcaagcatttccatctcagtaatattatgcccacaaaatttcagctgtgagacaattcgatacatcgcagaattataatcactcacctttttaaaatcttggaatcttaaagtattccattcatctcgtgcggtcggaagtataacttcccgtatatgctcaaaacgttcttttaaccctttccacaaaatcattgggtctttttcgatcaaatattcacatttcaacccctcatcaagatgtctgcgtaaaaatatcatcgcttttgctttatcttgtgaggatgatatgttattttctttgatagtttcgttaagacccaatgactcgagatgcatttctacatcgagggtccatggcatataattctttccggttatatcaagtgcaatgaattcgagtttcgccaagttcgacatggtggtactagaaaataacaatgcattttattagttaatttccataaatatgacaatacaaaataatgaaagaacgtaaattacaagtgcgtatacaaatagagaaaaaatatgtgttggagaatcgctggtgagtaaaagacttgtgagcatgatgatcatagtcgttatgaaaaatatccttataaatgtcatcatctccatcttcgaaaaaaccgaggataaaatattttgagagaaagaatgaatttggtgtgattgaaaatgagtttgagtgaacatatttatagggcaaaaactagccgttttgttaccgtttgtgaccgatgggggtaaagaaaaaattgagtatgtgttgaataaaaattcgtgataatcatgtaatgcatataatgataatcataattaaataattatgtatatcatatcacattattataaggtcagtgtcgtagacagccttttatataatgttgtgaaattataccaatatagttagtataaagtcaggtatagtatatcatatcacattattataagatcggtgtcgtagacaaccttttatataataacatgagattatacaaatatggttagtatataaatacacaataatatatatcatatcacgttattataaggtcagtgtcatagacaaccttttatataataacatgaaattatatattaatatagttaatatatatacataataaatatatatcacgttattgtttaaaaaccttagaggcttttatacttgtcgtatcccttaccgggagtgtgggatgtcgtcttaacatcctcccaggatttataacaagttttgaaaaaaacttatttttttcataacatgatataatatatacacaataaaaatatataaacagtaaaataaaaattcttacttgttgaatatttttgacttcttcttgtattttggagcgtcggaaaatatagagaaccttcgagcgatcgtgctgataacgtgttgtgaaaaagtaaaaatttacggtaaaaagtaaaaactcaaaaactcaaaatttatcaaattctacactttataaaatttttctctcttcacaattgtgtttttctacacaaatggagagacctatttatagatctcaattggagattagtcaaaaattaatacatcattaattacatcatcacacactaattttcaatattttacaactcaattttcaactttcaaccttcaacattcaacaataaataataatatatatttatatatattttcaacagaCTCATTAGTATGGAAACCCAATAAACAAGACAAAAAGTAttgttaaaaaaagaaaaagaaaaagaaaatcctTTGGAAAGGGGGTTTACATAGGTTTCAAACTCGAAAGTGTTCAAATTGTGACGATAGATGCCACTGACCTTGAACGATTTTCGTAAAAGAATTGGATGAGTGAATTGAGGCctcgtttggtttcaaaagttaggccaaaaaagcacttttttaagtgcttttcatttaaaaaatgtctatcaaatccaaacggggCCTGAGTTTATAAGGGACCGTTTGTCTCAATAGATGAGTAGTGGACCGGATGATACATCATCTCTCATCTTTCGTTCCTTTCATTTTTAAGACCTCTTTGAGTTATCTAAGAGTCGGTCTGAAAACATTGTATTCTATGCATAAGACAACCCATTTTCCAACCTAGATGACTTCTCATGAATGCTACAGTTCTTCAGATAAGGTATGTATTTTACTTAATTTCCCCCAAATAATTGAACAAAACCCTACCGCATATTTAACTTCATGTAAGGGATGCGAGTATGGCGATGAAGGCGAAGAAACTTCAAATAATAGCAAGGGCGAGGTACTTTAAAGCATCAAAGCTGTGGATTTCTGAAGTCGTTATGAAATAAGCCAAGCCAATCTACATCCTATGCTAATTTTGGtgatattcaaaaaaattaccAAAGATTTGAGGTTTTATTCGTCTCAAATATGAGGatgaataaaaaatatgaaGCAGGGAcggacaaataaaaaaaatgcaaaccCTAATATATTTTGCAGATCGAAAAATAAGCTCATCGGATTTTGTTCTAAATTAATCGGAGTGATTTTGACGAGAGGAAGATAATTGTTGATGGTGGTAGGTAGAAAGAAGCAGCTGGGGTTGTGGGTTGTGGATATGCGTGAACGATGCAGACTAACTTTTGCGTAATTTTCTCCCAAAGTAAAGGGCATTTTCGGTAATgtgcattaatttaatattaaattatgattttaatcaCAACAAATCAAACATAATATAATTTATCTTATCATATAACACATTAATATATTCTCTCTTTTAATCACTAGGATAATAAATCATTCTTTCAGCAAGTCACGATCTCAATTGTTTCACTTTTGGCAGTGAAAGCAATCACGTGGTCATTAAGTAATCTAAGTTATGTTGGTTTGTGTGCGACAAAAATAAAGTTTATTATAGCTTGATTATCTTTCTTCTTTTTGTATTATGTTAAGAAAACAGCTAATGAAATGACCCAACTCTTTTGCTAAACTTGCTATTTCTTCCCgtgcttcttttttttttggaagccCGAGAATTTTTCTTTCTTATTGGTTAATATTATAACGAAAGACTTTATTAGTTCTTAATAAAAGTTACAATTTATctgtaaaaaaaatcaaaatacacGACATTAGCGTAAATCCCCTTACAAGTTTTTCTAAATAAAGAATtactgttattattattttaaaagacATGTATTCATGAATATATACATTCAATGCCTAATACTAAACGAgaatatgataaataaataaaatagttaTTATATAAATCAGAGTCAATGGAGGAACTATCTGAAGATTGTGACGGCCGACGGGTGACTCAGATTCTTGGTTACCAAGGAAGAACAAAAATCCTAGTAAGTAGTAagttactttttttaaaaaaaatcattgtaaGTTCTTCCAAATCAGTCTGCGGAGCCTagaaattaaacaacttaaaataataaatccGAATTCTCctcaaattataaaataaataaataaaatccccgACTCAATGTAAGCAAACTTTACTCAAGTAAAATCAATAGGAAATGAGGAATGACTCTGAATCTAGTCGTCATATTAGCTATAATTTAAGTAATCATCTGGTGTAaaggataaaattttaattaaatacatatccttctttcgtacaaaggtttgaatcaagttttacaaaatattaaaattataaataattatgatatatattcatatataatCCATATTTATCATTCAAATTAGTTAAATGATGTCTTATATGTGTAGTCGGTAGAATTCTCATATTTAGATTTAGTTTTGACTTTTAAGCTCATAGTACATGAATGATCCAAGTCCACACCTAACGCCAGTTGAAAAATTCAGCTTGTTAGTAGAGTAATTAAGGCCAATTAGACGATACAAAACAATGTGAAAATCTGCTTGGAAATGAATGGAAAACGTCCAAAACTATCATTTTTCTTGCCATCTAATCCTCGGTTTCAACTTTGCAAACGATTTTCTGTAAGAAATCGGGCAAGAAAttataatatttgaaaattttcaagaGAATATGTAACAAAAAAATGCATTTAGAGTGGATTTCAGACATAGAAGCAGCAGAGAGTCGGTAGAGACAGTGGTAATTGGACCAATTCCTATTTCTCAAATTAAACGACCGTATTTGAAtttgtggattttttttttgggttctcCTTAACTCAATATAGGAGGAAAATATCGAGAGatcatttctaaaaaaaaatataatgttaTTCAGCCTCGACGTATAAGATGGTGATGGACCAATTCCTATTTCCCAGAAAGTCTCGTTTAAACAATGTGACTCCAATGCCTTGTGGAATGAGAAGTCCATCTACGAgtcaatcaaatataaataatatataaccaAACCAAACCATAGGAAAGGCCGTAGGAAGATTCCTCAaacacaattaattaaaatacctTTCGATAAAATTTTACTCAAAAAAACATAGAAGAAAAAGACTTTCTTgacaaattttccaataacACTGTATTATAACTTCAAACACATATCTCATTGCGTATAACCCAAAAACCTCCTTAAATTTCAAGAACTCTGCCAATTCCTTACATTCAAATAAACAATCCCACCTAAAAAATTCCAAGAATCT
Proteins encoded:
- the LOC140883672 gene encoding very-long-chain (3R)-3-hydroxyacyl-CoA dehydratase PASTICCINO 2, which codes for MAGILAAARRVYLTLYNWIVFYGWFQVLYLALTTLKQSGHQSVYSAVETPLMLAQSAAAVEIVHSLIGLVRSPVSATLPQVSSRLYLTWGILYSFPEIRTHFLVSSLVISWSITEIIRYSFFGLKEAFGSAPGWLLWLRYSTFLVLYPSGITSEVGLIYCALPYMLKSEKYSLRMPNKWNFSFDYYYNAILILGIYVPGSPHLYGYMLGQRKKALSKAKRE